The Fervidobacterium gondwanense DSM 13020 genome window below encodes:
- a CDS encoding sigma 54-interacting transcriptional regulator has protein sequence MSAGRSEGSKLKVCFVVDDELESIVKNVVNRLGVQFKAKGEKVNLVNIIKRSELKNPKEIENKKVIWIVTGNSFDNKVGNSGNDMYILIIDRALDIDLIKKFLTHDVVGVFRRERLEGEGLEYEELGKFEKLLKDLLRETDENIIVEEDTMYEMIRAKDIENWKFVVKREEIAEKYEDIKYISVFLDPSMREFSKKLKTIIADFKKSYETMTKFVRDKKYRNTPRMESHEKLQDISKKFIEFFSKNRYFKVPSLLLEGETGTGKSLIAEIIAREVLGEHHFKEEYYRQSLVNVEKQLIDSILFGTEKGAFTDSVTKLGRITVSCPGILFLDEITEVPPDVQAKLLTYMDDSVVHPVGYTGAEKIYAPTHIIAATNKDLKKEIQEGSFRADLYYRFKYRLTIPPLRERVEDIRFLINFVLLNPNVNPFDKEEGYKIKKISLNAIKKLEKRKYAGNFREFEDVLRNAVQQALYEGLNIILERHVQ, from the coding sequence TGTTGATGATGAATTGGAAAGTATTGTAAAGAATGTAGTCAATAGACTTGGTGTTCAGTTCAAAGCTAAGGGTGAGAAGGTTAATTTGGTAAATATTATTAAAAGGTCAGAATTAAAGAATCCCAAGGAGATAGAAAATAAAAAGGTAATATGGATTGTGACGGGTAATAGTTTTGACAATAAAGTTGGAAATAGCGGGAACGATATGTATATACTTATCATAGATAGGGCGCTTGATATAGATTTAATTAAGAAATTTTTGACTCACGATGTTGTTGGAGTATTTAGAAGAGAGAGGCTCGAAGGAGAAGGGCTCGAGTACGAAGAGCTTGGGAAATTTGAGAAGTTACTCAAGGATTTATTGAGGGAAACTGACGAAAATATCATTGTTGAAGAAGATACAATGTATGAAATGATACGGGCGAAGGATATTGAAAATTGGAAATTCGTCGTTAAGAGAGAAGAAATAGCGGAAAAATACGAGGACATAAAATACATCTCCGTTTTCCTTGATCCATCAATGCGCGAGTTTTCTAAAAAGTTAAAAACTATCATCGCTGATTTCAAGAAAAGTTATGAAACAATGACCAAGTTTGTTCGTGATAAAAAATATCGTAATACTCCTCGAATGGAGAGTCATGAGAAGCTACAGGATATTTCTAAAAAGTTTATTGAGTTTTTTAGTAAAAATAGATATTTTAAAGTCCCATCGCTCTTGTTAGAGGGAGAAACTGGAACTGGCAAATCGCTCATAGCAGAGATTATAGCCCGCGAAGTTCTTGGAGAACACCACTTCAAAGAAGAATATTACAGGCAGTCTTTAGTGAACGTGGAAAAGCAATTAATTGACTCGATACTCTTTGGAACCGAGAAGGGAGCGTTTACCGATAGTGTAACTAAACTTGGAAGGATTACAGTATCCTGTCCGGGTATTCTTTTCCTCGATGAGATTACAGAAGTACCTCCCGATGTTCAAGCAAAGCTCTTGACTTACATGGACGACAGTGTAGTCCATCCTGTTGGTTACACAGGAGCTGAAAAGATCTATGCACCAACCCATATCATTGCAGCGACAAATAAGGATTTGAAAAAAGAAATTCAAGAGGGTAGTTTCAGAGCGGACCTATACTACAGGTTCAAATACCGTTTGACTATTCCACCATTGAGAGAAAGGGTTGAGGATATAAGGTTCTTGATCAATTTCGTACTTTTGAATCCTAATGTCAATCCATTCGACAAGGAAGAAGGCTACAAAATTAAAAAGATTTCGCTTAACGCGATTAAAAAGCTTGAAAAGAGAAAGTACGCTGGGAATTTTAGAGAGTTTGAAGATGTGCTTAGGAACGCAGTTCAACAGGCTCTTTACGAAGGTTTGAACATCATACTTGAACGACACGTTCAATAA